The genome window ATGCGGTCAGGGGCAACCACGCTTGAACTTTTGCCGGGAAAATCGGCGGCGCTTTCAGGCCAACTGACGATCAAAAATCCTGTGATGCGGGATATCGAAGTAAGTTTCACTCCGGCGAACGCCCCACTGACGTTCAATCTTGAAGGTTTTTTTGCGGGATACTGGTTTGGCAACGGCATGTGGCGCGGCGTGGTAAGTGCCGAAAATCAGGCGGAACCTGGTGAATACCACATGCGGGTGGCCTTCAGGGGCGCTGCCGCCAGCACCTTTCAAAACTATATGGTGCAGGTGCATGCCGATGCCAATGACATGCGCGCCCAGTCCACGTCCTTTGTCCTGCGGCTGACCGGGGTCAATCCCTTTGTGCTGGCGGTGGGCTTTGTGGGCCTGGCGCTCCTGGTTGGCGTGGGCGTCTATCGGCAGGGCTACAGGCTCATCCGCATGCTGGTGCGCATGGGCTGCGGCGAAATTGTGCGCGTGCAGGAAGAAAAGGACGGCGTGCGTTTGTGGTGCCTCCTTTACGGCTCACGGCCACCGTATGAGGGCACGGTCTGCGCTGTCATCACCGCCGGAGGCGGGGTGCTGGCCCATGCCCGCGCATGCACGGCGGCCAAGGGGCTTCTGCAGCTTTTCATCTCATGGCCTGCCCCCGAGAAGAATGAATCCGGCCCTGTGTGCAATGAATCCGGCCAGGTACAGAAAGAATCCGGCCTTGTACCAAAAGAAAAAAATTTCGCCGTGCGGCCTGGCTGCCTTGTCTGCCTGCGACCCCCGTGTTCGCAGTCTCCTCCGGCCCCTACAAGCTGAGCCAACCGGCGTTGCGCGGCATGCACATACGCGCCTTTGTGCATGCCGCATTTACCATATCCTGTCCGCCCTGGAGTGGCTGTTCCTGCGAGGGAGCGCCGCCGGGGCGGATTTTTCGCGCATATGCCGGTAAAGCCTGGCGCAAACCCGAAGTCCTGCCCCTTACCGCTCTTGCCGCCCGCGCGGGCATGCGTTAATATTCTTGGGTTATATGCCCTTTGCGGGCGCAAAACCAAGGTGGATTTCATGCTACAACAGTGCCCTTGCGGCAGCGGACGGTCTTTGGACCAGTGCTGTGCCCCCCATATGGATGGAACGGTCTGGCCCAACGATGCCGAAACACTTATGCGCTCACGGTATTCGGCCTATGTATTGGGCCGTTATCAATGGCTTGTGGACAGCACGCACCCGGACTACCGGGACGACATTTCTGTGCAAAAGCTGACGGAACAGGCCAAGGATGTCCACTGGCTGCGCCTGGATATCGGGCGGGTGGAAGACGGCGTGCCCGCAGGGCGGAACGGCGAGCTTTTCGATGTGGTGGAATTTCACGCCTACTACGAAATGGAAGGCGTCCCCCGGCAGCTTGGCGAACGCAGTTTCTTTGCCCGGCACGAAGACAAGATTTATTATGTGGACGGCGTCGGCCTGAGGCCGGAAGCCTACCGCAGGCCGGAGGTCAAGGTGGGGCGTAATGATCCCTGCCCCTGCGGCAGTGGCAAAAAATACAAAAAATGCTGTGGAGCCGAAAAAGCTTGAACCAGCGCAGCACAGATACGTCTGCACGGGGCGGCGGCAAAAGCGGGCCGTTGACGGCCATCCGCCAGTTCTGTCTTGAATGCCAGGGAGCATCGGGCAGGGCTGTGCGCGCCTGCGCTGACAGGCACTGCCCCCTTTGGGAATGGCGTCTTGCATCCTTGCCTGACGAGTCCTGCCCCGCGCCCGAGGCGGAGGCGGGGCTTCAGGCTTTGCGCGCCATCCGGAGGCAGTGCATGCTCTGCGCTGGCGACAGGGAAGAAGTGCGCGCCTGCGCCACCCGTGAGACCTGTGCGCTCTGGCGTTACCGTTTCGGCGTGCGCCCCCAGACCTACAAGCTGGTACGCCGCCGGTTTTTTGCCCCCAAACCACTGAGTTTGCTGTGAAACGCGCTCCGTACGCGGGCTGCGGCCAGGCAGACTGAGGCCAGGCAGACTGAGGCCAGGCAGATTGCGGCCAGGCGGATTGCGGCCAGGCGGGCAAATACAGGCCGCGCCGCTATATTTCAAGGGCACCCGCCCACGTAGCCGTCAAAGCAGTTTTTAAAATTGCTTTAAGAAAACACTGATGTATTCCGTTTGGCGGCCTTGCTTCACTTTTTATGAAACAGTCGAGGACGGAAGAGTCCACTCCTGCTTGAAAAAAGAACGTGCCTTGCCAAATGAAACAATTGCGCGTTTCCAACAGGCTCTTTAATCAGTGTTTTCTTAAACCTTGGGCCGCCATAACGACAGGCAAAAGGTATAAGGGAGAAGCCTATGTCTCATTATCTTGAATGGTCACGGGCCTACAGTCACAGGCTGAACGCGGCGGACGCCGCCCCTCTTCAGGCCAGGGCCGCCGAACTGGGCGTCCGTCTGGAGCGTGAGCTGGCTCAGGGCGTTCTGCCTTTTCTTTCAATGCCGTACAGGGCGACGCTTGAGCGGGATCTGCCGCCCATTCTTGAAAAGGTGCGAACCCGCAAACACATGGTTGTTCTGGGCATAGGCGGTTCGGCTTTGGGCGCGCGGGCACTGCAAAAAGCCTTTGCGCCGGGTCAGGACAGGCCGGGGCATGACGGCCCGTGCCTGTGGATTGCCGACAACGTGTGCGCTGAAGAATTTGAAGCCCTGCTTGGCAGCCTCGACGCGGCGGACACGTCTGTGGTCTGCATCAGCAAATCCGGCGGCACCATTGAAACCCTGGCCCAGTATTTTCTGGTGCGCCAGTGGCTTCAGGACGCTCTGGGCCAGGGCTGGCATGACCACATGGTGGTTGTTACCGACGCCACATCCGGCTATCTGCGGCAGGAGGCCACCCTGCTCGGTCTGGCTTCGCTGGAAGTTCCGGACTATCTGGGCGGGCGCTACTCCGTGCTTTCCGCCGTGGGGCTGCTGCCCGCCGGATTTCTGGGCATTGACTGGCAGGCCCTCCTGGACGGCGCGGCCAGTGTGGCCCGTCAACTGGTGGAAAATCCGCGCGCCATGGGGCAGCACCCGTCCTTTGCGCTTGCCTGCTGGGCTCACGCGCTGGAACTGCAGGAATACAGCCAGCTCATCCTGTTCTGCTACGTGCCGCAATGGGCGGCCCTTGGCCCCTGGTTTGCGCAACTGTGGGCCGAAAGTCTGGGCAAGGACGGGCAGGGTATTCTGCCAGTGGCTGCCACAGGGGTTACGGATCAGCATTCGGTAAACCAGATGTTTCTGAGCGGCCCGCGCAACAAGGGCTGCATCTTTTTAACCAGCCGTGGGCAGGCCGCAGGCCGTGCCTTTGGTCAGGATCTGCCGCAGGAATGGGCATGGCTGCGCGGCAAGCCCCTGGGCGCGCTGCTTGAAGCCGAGGCTCTGGGCACGCGCATGGCCCTGTGCATGAATGCGGTGCCGCTGGTGCACATTGATATGGACGGTACGGGCCCCAGGGCCGCCGGGGCCTTTATGCTGCTCTTGGAGGCGGCGACCCTGTTTACTGGCTGGCTCATGGGCGTGAACCCCCTGGATCAGCCCGCGGTGGAACTGGGCAAGCGCCTGGCCAACGCCCGCCTGGGCGCGCCCGGCTATGCTACCGAACATGCGGATCTGGATACTTTTATGGCCGTGCCCACGC of Desulfovibrio sp. contains these proteins:
- a CDS encoding YchJ family protein — protein: MLQQCPCGSGRSLDQCCAPHMDGTVWPNDAETLMRSRYSAYVLGRYQWLVDSTHPDYRDDISVQKLTEQAKDVHWLRLDIGRVEDGVPAGRNGELFDVVEFHAYYEMEGVPRQLGERSFFARHEDKIYYVDGVGLRPEAYRRPEVKVGRNDPCPCGSGKKYKKCCGAEKA
- a CDS encoding glucose-6-phosphate isomerase; its protein translation is MSHYLEWSRAYSHRLNAADAAPLQARAAELGVRLERELAQGVLPFLSMPYRATLERDLPPILEKVRTRKHMVVLGIGGSALGARALQKAFAPGQDRPGHDGPCLWIADNVCAEEFEALLGSLDAADTSVVCISKSGGTIETLAQYFLVRQWLQDALGQGWHDHMVVVTDATSGYLRQEATLLGLASLEVPDYLGGRYSVLSAVGLLPAGFLGIDWQALLDGAASVARQLVENPRAMGQHPSFALACWAHALELQEYSQLILFCYVPQWAALGPWFAQLWAESLGKDGQGILPVAATGVTDQHSVNQMFLSGPRNKGCIFLTSRGQAAGRAFGQDLPQEWAWLRGKPLGALLEAEALGTRMALCMNAVPLVHIDMDGTGPRAAGAFMLLLEAATLFTGWLMGVNPLDQPAVELGKRLANARLGAPGYATEHADLDTFMAVPTQEQAF